A stretch of the Poseidonibacter parvus genome encodes the following:
- a CDS encoding peroxiredoxin translates to MSSSMVQKLMPQFKMDAYDAKTGHYTTVSDKDYMGKWAVVCFYPADFTFVCPTEIAAMNAHYDEFQELGVEILAVSTDTKFSHKRFVETEPILEGLKLTIGADSTTEVSEKFGVLIEEEGMALRGRFLFNPEGICVAQEVQAPMVGRNVNEFLRQVRAWQHATATGEVCPAGWRPGKKTLPVNTDVEQMTGRVGDYITIEEILS, encoded by the coding sequence ATGAGTTCAAGTATGGTTCAAAAATTAATGCCACAGTTTAAAATGGATGCATATGATGCAAAAACAGGTCACTACACAACAGTTTCAGATAAAGATTATATGGGTAAATGGGCAGTAGTTTGTTTCTACCCAGCAGACTTTACATTTGTTTGTCCAACAGAGATTGCAGCTATGAATGCACACTATGATGAATTTCAAGAATTAGGTGTAGAAATTTTAGCAGTATCAACAGATACTAAATTTTCACATAAAAGATTTGTAGAAACTGAACCAATTTTAGAAGGATTAAAACTTACTATTGGTGCTGATTCAACTACTGAAGTTAGTGAAAAATTTGGAGTATTAATTGAAGAAGAAGGAATGGCTTTAAGAGGTAGATTCTTATTCAATCCAGAAGGAATTTGTGTAGCACAGGAAGTTCAAGCACCAATGGTTGGAAGAAACGTAAATGAATTCTTAAGACAAGTTAGAGCTTGGCAACATGCAACTGCTACAGGTGAAGTTTGTCCAGCAGGTTGGAGACCAGGTAAAAAAACACTTCCAGTAAATACTGACGTAGAGCAAATGACTGGTAGAGTTGGTGATTATATTACTATTGAAGAAATTCTTTCTTAA
- a CDS encoding hybrid sensor histidine kinase/response regulator: MQNLNIIIIENDETIIKQFIDIIAPKVQSLYPFSDGIEALNNINNIKPDIIISELNMPNLSGVYLYNELLKNNLNIPIIFISTFEKTDYFIEAIKLDVYKFIAKPIDFNIIIRELEKFQTKLLEKEESLKIESAIFSQLKMAAMGEMLPNIAHQWRQPLNTISICSSGIKLEKEFGNLIDKNDSLDNMISNMNDAFNYMNTTLNDFQSYLKPNKYESTFYIKNTLEKIDKLIISQLKTFDITIIKDIEDTQVYNYENELIQVLINIKKNAIDELSKVDHAKVIKITTKKIDNKLLISIQDNAGGIQKKHMNNIFQLYFTTKKEEGNGIGLHMSKQIVEKHLKGTITAVNEELIYEDIKYMGAKFNIEIEIL, translated from the coding sequence ATGCAAAACTTAAATATAATAATAATTGAAAATGATGAGACAATAATAAAACAATTCATCGATATAATAGCTCCTAAAGTACAGTCTCTATATCCATTTTCAGATGGAATCGAAGCATTAAATAATATAAATAACATAAAACCAGATATTATTATTTCTGAACTAAATATGCCTAATTTAAGTGGTGTTTATTTATATAATGAGTTATTAAAAAACAACTTAAATATTCCTATTATTTTTATATCTACCTTTGAAAAAACTGATTATTTTATTGAAGCAATTAAACTTGATGTGTATAAGTTTATAGCAAAACCAATAGATTTTAATATTATAATTAGAGAATTAGAGAAATTTCAAACTAAACTTTTAGAAAAAGAAGAAAGTTTGAAAATAGAAAGCGCAATATTTAGTCAATTAAAAATGGCTGCAATGGGAGAAATGCTACCAAATATTGCACATCAATGGAGACAGCCTTTAAATACAATATCTATATGCTCTTCTGGAATCAAATTAGAAAAAGAATTTGGTAATCTAATTGATAAAAATGATAGTTTAGATAATATGATTTCTAATATGAATGATGCTTTCAATTATATGAATACAACACTTAATGATTTTCAATCTTATTTAAAACCTAATAAATATGAATCTACTTTCTATATTAAAAACACTTTAGAAAAAATTGATAAATTAATTATCTCACAATTAAAGACTTTTGATATAACTATTATAAAAGATATAGAAGATACTCAAGTTTACAATTATGAAAATGAGCTAATACAAGTTTTAATAAATATAAAAAAAAATGCAATAGATGAATTATCAAAAGTTGATCATGCAAAAGTAATAAAAATCACTACTAAAAAAATAGATAATAAACTACTAATATCAATACAAGATAATGCAGGTGGAATTCAAAAAAAACATATGAATAATATTTTTCAACTATACTTTACTACAAAAAAAGAGGAAGGGAACGGTATTGGATTACATATGTCAAAACAGATTGTAGAAAAACACTTAAAAGGAACAATAACTGCAGTAAACGAAGAGTTAATATATGAAGATATTAAATACATGGGTGCTAAATTTAATATTGAAATAGAAATTTTATAA
- a CDS encoding response regulator produces MESNFLKSISILIVDDNESDLEIIDKSISRYFKEVHTASNGVDAFEIYKNNKNIDIIISDINMPKINGLELLELIRRSDMYLPFLIVSATFDQEMLINAINLNVSSFLPKPINLQSLIEKIDMLCERKYFKYKEELRKNEITNYLDSVNSVAYIYKMDSDGKISYMNNLMFEITGYKEKDIKSLSFTDIIHPHIPKSTIVDTFKTLKEGKLWKGNTKFISKTKEEFYLNNTIFKLVSEEDSYITISFLTTKENLEKRDFHKKVIQNMNELHSREFYYKKKLEKLSSEKMDLIVKVNATSNLEDKILSLNSQIDKYEKELTSKDEKYDLMLKSKKEEIEKFIEKAQKEMIKNSDSQNFKDSNNSKVKALIIENEKYKKLNNKLIKRVKDLEEVFKIEKR; encoded by the coding sequence ATGGAATCGAATTTTTTAAAGAGTATTAGTATATTAATCGTAGATGATAATGAATCAGATTTAGAAATAATCGATAAATCAATAAGTCGATACTTTAAAGAAGTACATACTGCTTCAAATGGTGTAGATGCTTTTGAAATTTACAAGAATAACAAAAATATTGATATTATAATATCAGACATTAATATGCCTAAAATCAATGGATTAGAATTACTTGAACTTATAAGACGTTCAGATATGTATCTACCATTTTTAATTGTCTCTGCTACATTTGATCAAGAAATGCTTATTAATGCAATTAATTTAAATGTTAGTTCTTTTCTTCCTAAACCTATTAATTTACAATCATTAATTGAAAAAATTGATATGCTTTGTGAAAGAAAATATTTTAAATATAAAGAAGAGTTAAGAAAAAATGAAATAACGAATTATTTAGATTCAGTAAACAGCGTAGCTTATATCTATAAAATGGATTCTGATGGTAAAATATCATATATGAATAATTTGATGTTTGAAATCACAGGATATAAAGAAAAAGACATAAAAAGTTTATCTTTCACAGATATTATTCATCCTCATATACCTAAAAGTACTATTGTTGATACTTTTAAGACTTTAAAAGAGGGAAAACTTTGGAAAGGTAATACGAAATTTATAAGTAAAACAAAAGAAGAATTTTATTTAAATAATACAATTTTTAAACTAGTTAGTGAAGAAGATAGTTATATTACTATATCTTTTTTAACTACAAAAGAAAATCTTGAAAAAAGAGATTTTCATAAAAAAGTTATACAAAATATGAATGAGTTACACTCTCGTGAGTTTTATTATAAAAAAAAGTTAGAAAAACTTTCTTCTGAAAAAATGGATTTAATAGTAAAGGTTAATGCTACATCTAATTTAGAAGATAAAATACTTTCTTTAAATTCACAAATTGACAAATATGAAAAAGAGTTGACATCAAAAGATGAAAAATATGACTTAATGTTAAAATCGAAAAAAGAAGAAATTGAGAAGTTTATTGAAAAAGCACAAAAAGAAATGATAAAAAATAGTGATTCTCAAAATTTTAAAGATTCAAATAACAGTAAAGTAAAAGCACTGATAATAGAAAATGAAAAATATAAAAAACTTAATAATAAACTAATTAAACGTGTTAAAGACCTAGAAGAAGTTTTTAAAATAGAAAAGAGATAG